The Pseudofrankia inefficax genome window below encodes:
- a CDS encoding glycoside hydrolase family 16 protein, with amino-acid sequence MADISATAGPFGGEAHLRVDADGRLRLGFRLPAGYSGPLVISVRAGDVSSSVSVDFAAPAVPLPSTPATSPDTATTESATPAPGDATTPGLQVTAPAAPDGPQPGAGERWKLAFDDEFSGTSLDRTKWQLCNPSFRSYCLPWNNELQIFNTATTDNANVDVSGGQLHLVTTKDANGQISSGMVSTGPWPASFGPAPAGYRGFTYTYGYYEGRVRIPRGDGFWPSMWELPASNVGGGGWPDSGEFDVFEIPGNSPTEYHFTAHWGGDGGACGHPCSPQKATIADASATWHTFGLDWQATGLTWYLDGKKMGATVTDPGALKDVPFFIIANLSVGGTWPPLKGGPDASTPFPASMDIDWLRVYQRE; translated from the coding sequence GTGGCGGACATAAGCGCGACGGCGGGTCCCTTCGGGGGCGAGGCCCATCTCAGGGTCGACGCCGACGGCCGACTGCGGCTGGGTTTCCGGCTGCCGGCGGGGTATTCGGGGCCGCTGGTGATCAGCGTCAGAGCGGGCGACGTGTCGTCATCCGTCTCGGTCGATTTCGCGGCCCCGGCGGTCCCGCTGCCGAGCACTCCGGCGACCTCGCCGGACACGGCCACGACGGAGTCGGCCACACCGGCTCCGGGCGACGCCACGACTCCAGGCCTCCAGGTCACGGCTCCGGCCGCCCCGGACGGACCTCAGCCCGGAGCCGGCGAGCGTTGGAAGCTCGCCTTCGACGACGAGTTCTCCGGTACGTCGCTCGACCGGACGAAGTGGCAGCTGTGCAATCCGAGCTTTCGCTCGTACTGCCTGCCCTGGAACAACGAGCTGCAGATCTTCAACACGGCGACCACCGACAACGCCAACGTCGACGTCTCCGGCGGCCAGCTCCACCTCGTCACCACCAAGGACGCCAACGGGCAGATCTCTTCGGGCATGGTGAGCACCGGACCGTGGCCGGCCTCCTTTGGGCCGGCGCCAGCCGGCTACCGCGGCTTCACCTACACGTACGGGTACTACGAAGGACGGGTCCGTATACCGCGAGGTGACGGCTTCTGGCCCTCGATGTGGGAGCTACCAGCGAGCAACGTCGGCGGCGGAGGGTGGCCGGACAGCGGCGAGTTCGACGTTTTCGAAATCCCCGGCAACAGCCCGACGGAATATCACTTCACCGCGCACTGGGGCGGCGATGGTGGCGCGTGCGGCCACCCGTGCTCGCCGCAGAAGGCCACCATCGCCGACGCCTCCGCCACCTGGCACACGTTCGGGCTCGACTGGCAGGCGACCGGCCTGACCTGGTATCTCGACGGTAAGAAGATGGGCGCGACCGTCACCGATCCTGGCGCGCTCAAGGACGTCCCCTTCTTCATCATCGCGAATCTGAGCGTCGGCGGAACCTGGCCGCCCTTGAAGGGCGGCCCGGATGCCAGTACCCCGTTCCCAGCGAGCATGGACATCGACTGGCTGCGGGTATACCAGCGAGAATGA
- a CDS encoding NUDIX domain-containing protein, which yields MRGVRRVDYYHVPAAPAPNSLVVGGCAVVPDQDGRILLQRRADNGEWALPGGGMDLGETFAGCIIREVREETGFDVVVDRIVGIYSDPEHVFAYENGEVRQQFSICCACTLVGGSLAVSDESTAVAFFTLDEIAGLGMHPSHRIRIRDYLADEAPFLR from the coding sequence ATGCGCGGTGTGCGCCGCGTCGACTACTACCACGTGCCCGCGGCTCCCGCGCCGAACTCGCTGGTGGTCGGTGGCTGCGCGGTCGTACCGGACCAGGACGGCCGGATCCTGCTGCAACGGCGGGCCGACAACGGCGAATGGGCGCTGCCCGGCGGCGGGATGGACCTCGGCGAGACGTTCGCCGGCTGCATCATCCGGGAGGTCCGCGAGGAGACCGGGTTCGACGTCGTCGTCGACCGGATCGTCGGGATCTACTCGGACCCGGAGCACGTCTTCGCGTACGAGAACGGCGAGGTCCGCCAGCAGTTCTCGATCTGCTGCGCCTGCACCCTCGTCGGCGGCTCGCTGGCGGTCAGCGACGAGTCGACCGCGGTGGCCTTCTTCACCCTCGACGAGATCGCGGGCCTCGGCATGCACCCGTCGCACCGCATCCGCATCCGCGACTACCTGGCGGACGAGGCACCGTTTCTCCGATAG
- a CDS encoding maleylpyruvate isomerase family mycothiol-dependent enzyme → MGIFDDLEAELDSLDQVLAGLDQAAWTAPSAAAGWSVADVVLHLAQTEESVAETIAAGPAGTRPPVGATADDDPVDAAMDAWVRRERAEPGLVYARWRAARTASVAALRQADPDTPLTWVAAPLRPAVLATTRLSEHWAHALDITEPLAIPFPDTDRLRHVAWLAHRTLPYAFATAGEQAPPVRCELTAPDGVTLWAYGPPDASSVISGPAGAFCRVAARRLAPAAAGLTTRGTDAALALALLRTYAL, encoded by the coding sequence ATGGGGATCTTTGACGATCTGGAAGCCGAGCTGGACAGCCTTGACCAGGTCCTCGCCGGCCTTGACCAGGCAGCCTGGACGGCGCCCTCGGCCGCGGCCGGCTGGAGCGTCGCCGACGTGGTCCTCCATCTGGCGCAGACCGAGGAGTCGGTCGCCGAGACCATCGCCGCCGGCCCGGCCGGCACCCGCCCACCCGTCGGCGCGACGGCCGACGACGACCCGGTGGACGCGGCGATGGACGCCTGGGTGCGCCGCGAGCGGGCCGAGCCCGGCCTCGTCTACGCGCGGTGGCGCGCGGCCAGGACCGCCTCCGTGGCGGCCCTGCGCCAGGCCGACCCGGACACGCCACTGACCTGGGTCGCGGCCCCGCTGCGACCGGCGGTCCTCGCCACGACGAGGCTCAGCGAGCACTGGGCCCACGCGCTCGACATCACCGAGCCACTCGCGATCCCGTTCCCGGACACCGACCGGCTTCGCCATGTCGCCTGGCTCGCCCACCGCACGCTGCCCTATGCGTTCGCGACCGCCGGCGAGCAGGCTCCCCCGGTCCGGTGCGAACTCACCGCACCGGACGGTGTCACCCTCTGGGCGTACGGACCGCCCGACGCCAGCTCGGTGATCAGCGGGCCGGCCGGCGCCTTCTGCCGGGTCGCCGCCCGGCGCCTCGCCCCCGCCGCGGCGGGCCTGACCACCCGCGGCACCGACGCCGCCCTCGCCCTGGCCCTGCTGCGCACCTACGCGCTCTGA
- a CDS encoding hemerythrin domain-containing protein, whose amino-acid sequence MIMPEHLTGFLLLHAGFRAEFGRLAAACANPRDDAHEELLEEQLALVLDLLHAHHAHEDAGLWPTLVGRAPQAADRLAELESEHSGLDPLLAAASDRGVPLAERAPTLRRLHELVNEHLDHEELAAVPLMLRCLTLDDVEADRRQAMDDFGRRRAPVIFGWLASSADAELLSRSYADLPAVARLLFRLFWWPAYRRRFTRLYGATLPANALLES is encoded by the coding sequence ATGATCATGCCAGAACACCTGACCGGATTCCTGCTTTTGCACGCCGGTTTCCGCGCCGAGTTCGGCCGCCTGGCCGCGGCGTGCGCCAACCCGCGTGACGACGCGCACGAGGAACTGCTGGAGGAGCAGCTCGCGCTCGTGCTGGACCTGCTGCACGCCCACCACGCGCACGAGGACGCCGGCCTGTGGCCCACGCTCGTCGGCCGCGCCCCTCAGGCGGCGGATCGGCTGGCCGAGCTGGAGTCCGAGCATTCCGGGCTGGACCCGCTCCTTGCGGCCGCCTCCGACCGCGGGGTGCCCCTGGCCGAGCGCGCGCCCACCCTGCGGCGGCTGCACGAGCTCGTCAACGAGCACCTCGACCACGAGGAGCTGGCCGCCGTTCCGCTCATGCTCCGTTGCCTCACCCTCGACGACGTCGAGGCCGACCGGCGCCAGGCGATGGACGACTTCGGCCGCCGCCGGGCCCCGGTCATCTTCGGCTGGCTCGCCTCCAGCGCGGACGCCGAGCTGCTGTCGAGGTCGTACGCCGACCTGCCCGCCGTGGCCAGGCTCCTGTTCCGCCTGTTCTGGTGGCCGGCCTACCGGCGGCGCTTCACCCGCCTGTACGGCGCCACTCTTCCCGCGAACGCTCTCCTGGAGTCGTGA
- a CDS encoding carboxymuconolactone decarboxylase family protein has product MPRIPLITADQSTAEQRDLLEQTRRQLGRVPNLYAALAAGPAALRGYLALRDALAAGALDARLREQLALLVAHENGCEYCLAAHTLRGRRMGMSDEELAGVRQACAAEAHPHAVLRVARQVIRSGGRLTDDQLAEARENGMTDGELAETVAHVALNILSNYYNHLARPDLDFPSAPAVPDADDRPADAPERSARHQRNGSLNWREGATVALADGYHLTDGTGEAVSRLSDVRVAFEGGFAHVAVPGVDAVQVVSAPAVQVVVLRA; this is encoded by the coding sequence GTGCCGCGGATACCGCTCATCACCGCCGACCAGTCCACAGCCGAACAGCGCGACCTGCTCGAGCAGACCCGGCGGCAGCTGGGGCGCGTGCCGAACCTCTACGCCGCGTTGGCGGCCGGTCCGGCCGCGCTGCGGGGATACCTCGCCCTGCGCGACGCGCTGGCGGCGGGTGCGCTGGACGCTCGGCTGCGCGAACAGCTGGCGCTGCTCGTCGCGCACGAGAACGGGTGCGAGTACTGCCTCGCCGCGCACACCCTGCGCGGCCGCCGGATGGGGATGAGTGACGAGGAACTGGCCGGGGTGAGACAGGCCTGCGCCGCCGAGGCGCACCCCCACGCCGTGCTGCGGGTCGCCCGCCAGGTGATCCGGTCGGGTGGCCGGCTCACCGACGACCAGCTCGCCGAGGCGCGCGAGAACGGGATGACCGACGGCGAACTCGCCGAGACCGTCGCGCACGTCGCGCTCAACATCCTGTCCAACTACTACAACCACCTGGCGCGACCCGACCTCGACTTCCCCTCGGCCCCCGCGGTGCCGGACGCCGACGACCGGCCAGCCGACGCGCCCGAGCGGTCGGCTCGACATCAGCGGAACGGCTCCCTGAACTGGCGGGAGGGTGCGACCGTCGCCCTGGCCGACGGCTATCACCTCACCGACGGAACCGGCGAGGCCGTGTCCCGCCTGAGCGATGTGAGGGTCGCCTTCGAGGGCGGCTTCGCGCACGTCGCGGTTCCAGGCGTCGACGCGGTGCAGGTCGTGTCGGCCCCAGCCGTCCAGGTGGTCGTCCTTCGGGCCTGA
- a CDS encoding ABC transporter ATP-binding protein: protein MADGDAAGGPALAGGVGVDEGQAAIEARGLSVGYGRVPVLHGVDLTVRPGEVVALLGPNGAGKTTLLRALAGYLRPTAGTIALFGQPCGRMPVYRRCRRGLSFMGEERHIFPGLTVRQSLRLVRAQEGALDLFPALADRGRHRGALLSGGEQQMLALTLALARGPRLLLIDELSLGLAPLVRERLLDTVRATADRGVGVLLVEQNARSVLRRADRAYVLRRGELVREGPADEWLSDLDGLASLYLS from the coding sequence ATGGCTGACGGGGATGCGGCTGGCGGTCCCGCCTTAGCCGGTGGCGTCGGTGTCGACGAGGGCCAGGCGGCGATCGAGGCCCGCGGGCTGTCGGTCGGCTACGGCAGGGTGCCGGTGCTGCACGGGGTCGACCTGACGGTGCGGCCGGGCGAGGTCGTCGCGCTGCTCGGCCCGAACGGCGCGGGCAAGACCACGCTGCTGCGCGCGCTCGCCGGCTACCTGCGCCCAACCGCGGGCACGATCGCGCTGTTCGGACAGCCGTGCGGCCGGATGCCGGTCTACCGGCGGTGCCGGCGGGGCCTGTCGTTCATGGGGGAGGAGCGGCACATCTTCCCCGGGCTGACCGTCCGCCAGTCGCTGCGGCTGGTGCGTGCCCAGGAGGGCGCCCTCGACCTGTTCCCGGCTCTCGCCGACCGCGGCCGCCACCGTGGCGCGCTGCTGTCCGGCGGTGAGCAGCAGATGCTCGCGCTGACGCTCGCCCTCGCCCGCGGCCCCAGGCTGCTCCTCATCGACGAGCTGTCCCTGGGGCTCGCGCCGCTGGTACGTGAACGCCTACTCGATACCGTGCGCGCGACCGCCGACCGTGGCGTCGGCGTTCTTCTCGTCGAGCAGAACGCCCGCTCGGTGCTGCGGCGGGCCGACCGCGCGTATGTCCTGCGCCGCGGGGAGCTGGTCCGAGAAGGCCCCGCCGATGAATGGCTGTCCGATTTGGACGGTCTTGCGTCGCTTTACCTGTCCTAG
- a CDS encoding hemerythrin, whose product MTASALTTWPPEVAGIVGRALVCEYASLTRDGRPVTWPVTPYVGAAGTLDVSTGLTYPDKAERARRDPRVALLCSDAGNTALDDGRPRAPVVLVQGRATVRDADLQANTDRYVRESLAKTGAGFARMPWFLVRRLGWYFARVWVEVTPERILWWPEGDLSRTPEVWTAPGDVVVPASDPAPTSPRLPSRSAPPTDWRPFADRAARLGEPVVTLVADGLPLVVPTRSAVRTEAGFDLRLPVGVQAAGGPVCLTFHRHGSAMEWQENVVLVGTATAERDRLSVRVERALNDWSLPENRRERNRSFLGQGKLLRKRLAAEAARRGQPVPRVRRPQA is encoded by the coding sequence ATGACCGCATCCGCCCTGACCACCTGGCCGCCCGAGGTTGCCGGCATCGTCGGCCGCGCGCTGGTCTGCGAGTACGCCTCGCTCACCCGCGACGGCCGGCCCGTCACCTGGCCCGTCACGCCCTACGTCGGCGCGGCCGGCACCCTCGACGTGAGCACCGGGCTCACCTACCCCGACAAGGCCGAGCGCGCCCGGCGCGACCCGCGCGTCGCGCTGCTCTGCTCCGACGCCGGCAACACCGCGCTGGATGATGGTCGTCCCCGGGCACCCGTCGTCCTCGTGCAGGGCCGGGCGACCGTACGCGACGCGGATCTGCAGGCCAACACCGACCGGTACGTCCGCGAGTCGCTGGCCAAGACCGGCGCCGGGTTCGCCCGGATGCCGTGGTTCCTGGTGAGGCGGCTGGGCTGGTACTTCGCCCGTGTCTGGGTGGAGGTGACCCCCGAGAGGATCCTCTGGTGGCCCGAGGGCGACCTGTCCAGGACGCCCGAGGTCTGGACGGCCCCCGGGGACGTCGTGGTCCCGGCCTCCGACCCCGCCCCCACGAGCCCCCGGCTGCCGAGCAGATCGGCCCCGCCAACCGACTGGCGGCCCTTCGCCGACCGGGCCGCGCGGCTGGGCGAGCCCGTCGTCACCCTGGTCGCCGACGGCCTGCCGCTGGTGGTGCCCACCCGCTCGGCCGTACGTACCGAGGCCGGCTTCGACCTGCGGCTGCCGGTGGGCGTCCAGGCGGCCGGCGGGCCGGTGTGCCTGACCTTCCACCGGCACGGCTCGGCCATGGAGTGGCAGGAGAACGTCGTGCTCGTCGGGACGGCGACCGCGGAGCGAGACCGGCTCAGCGTGCGGGTAGAGCGGGCCCTGAACGACTGGAGCCTCCCCGAGAACCGCCGTGAGCGGAACCGTTCCTTCCTCGGCCAGGGCAAGCTGCTCAGGAAGCGCCTGGCGGCCGAGGCCGCCCGCCGCGGCCAGCCCGTCCCCCGCGTCCGCCGCCCCCAGGCCTGA
- a CDS encoding TetR/AcrR family transcriptional regulator: MATRARQRLLETSEELFYAHGVQATGLDRILAESGVGRASFYRHFATKEDLVVEVLRGRDDRWREWLSEAVEARLGELPDLPARQRPLAVFDALADRFARQDFRGCAFINTMVEAADPASAAHLVAADHKRKVVEYVDRLLQDAGYLGHAALADQFILLMDGAIVTSVREGCADAARRARGIAAVLLSGADTESRVAER; encoded by the coding sequence ATGGCTACCCGGGCACGGCAGCGGCTGCTGGAGACCTCCGAGGAGCTCTTCTACGCCCACGGCGTGCAGGCCACCGGCCTCGACCGGATCCTCGCCGAGTCCGGGGTCGGCAGGGCCTCGTTCTACCGCCACTTCGCCACCAAGGAGGACCTCGTCGTCGAGGTCCTGCGGGGCCGCGACGACCGGTGGCGGGAATGGCTGAGCGAGGCGGTCGAGGCGCGGCTTGGCGAGCTTCCGGACCTCCCCGCGCGGCAGCGGCCGCTGGCGGTGTTCGACGCCCTGGCCGACAGGTTCGCCCGTCAGGACTTCCGCGGCTGCGCGTTCATCAACACGATGGTCGAGGCGGCCGACCCCGCCAGCGCGGCCCACCTCGTCGCCGCCGACCACAAACGCAAGGTCGTCGAGTACGTCGACAGGCTGCTCCAGGACGCCGGCTACCTCGGTCACGCCGCGCTCGCCGACCAGTTCATCCTGCTGATGGACGGTGCCATCGTCACCTCGGTGCGCGAGGGTTGCGCGGACGCGGCCCGGCGGGCGCGTGGCATCGCCGCCGTCCTGCTGTCCGGCGCCGACACCGAGAGCCGCGTCGCCGAGCGCTGA
- a CDS encoding BTAD domain-containing putative transcriptional regulator: MRLNVLGPMELVVAGQAVPVGPPKQRALLALLAMHADRVLPADLLADRLWSGNPPASAQGGLQVHVSNLRRRLEPDRRPGAAPTVLVSAADGYGLMTGGLDLDTRDFERLRSAGSGHLAEGRHQDAADALAEALDLWRGDPYADVRSEGWAQPEIGRLEQVRLDAVEGLATALLELGRHTDVLARLDSFVREHPLRERAWELLALAHYRAGRQAAALDCLRRAREVLADELGIDPGPRLRDLEGAVLRQDAALLPAERPATASRPRRPPTPTPNQTTARGAARPAADQPVFVGRASALEVLREAAKTASAVGQVVLVDGEPGVGKTSLLRRFRATADVPVGWGSSPDHETAPALWPWERVLRDLAATTPRDTLPDEVDRFLTGGLEAIPSSDAQGARLRFFEAVGAFLAAAGPVVVVLEDIHAADDATLRLLVHVASTARPGLLLVATFRRHEASALTGTLSALSRLGARRLGLDGLPAEEVRVLVRELSGRDPGSGRAEELRRRTAGNPFFLTELARAGDELPQGVLDVVLHRVAALGEETARVLELAAVMGDEFEAAVLAQIAGTTVGDLLRPLDATLGAGLVRESSYRLGGYEFAHALVTDALLSRRSRLWRARVHEQVAGVLTRVHGDRDDRAAVIARHWLAAAELGAQPARMAMGSCARAARAALRRHAPDDAAGSWQEALAAAELAGAGAAERFELAVGLADSRYAAGRFDEGYEAVEQALALAGTDPELAVRAADIAMGHGVWVPFRYGLDVAAVRDAMDRAARELPPATPAWATAQAVRAVVLAQTGREDEVDPVSSLAVAAAERLGDPAVARRVLHLRLLALQGQDFIEQRAETARRLLAEPGLSSQLRVIAQHYLLDHLVERGEVAAARALLAEIDALLRDLHNPTLAMQSAVAHAGLDLFQGVPDPARHFEPVRATLSFADLAYYEASLLAVRAETLLQADRLGAQVAWLEEMHRHTGMAGFGYALAYALADLGERERARRLLVETPLPPRDYHWAMAAMCRLHAAIRLGELDVVREVHDALRPFAGLLHVNGTCSTVDGAYDGHLGEALLALGDHERARAHLEAAVRLLEQAGAGYWLARARQALGKCT; the protein is encoded by the coding sequence GTGCGGCTGAACGTCCTCGGGCCCATGGAGCTCGTCGTGGCCGGGCAGGCCGTACCGGTCGGACCGCCGAAGCAGCGAGCCCTGCTGGCCCTCCTCGCGATGCACGCCGACCGCGTGCTCCCCGCGGACCTCCTGGCCGACCGGCTGTGGTCCGGCAACCCACCGGCCAGCGCCCAGGGCGGCCTGCAGGTCCACGTCTCCAACCTGCGGCGCCGGCTGGAGCCCGACCGGCGGCCCGGCGCGGCCCCGACCGTCCTGGTCAGCGCCGCCGACGGGTACGGCCTGATGACCGGCGGCCTCGACCTGGATACCAGGGACTTCGAGAGGCTCAGGTCGGCCGGGTCCGGCCATCTGGCCGAGGGCCGGCACCAGGACGCGGCGGACGCCCTCGCCGAGGCGCTCGACCTGTGGCGGGGCGACCCGTACGCGGACGTGCGGTCCGAGGGGTGGGCACAGCCGGAGATCGGCCGGCTGGAACAGGTGCGGCTCGACGCGGTGGAGGGGCTGGCCACGGCCCTGCTGGAGCTCGGCCGCCACACGGACGTGCTCGCGCGGCTGGACTCGTTCGTCCGCGAGCATCCCCTGCGGGAGCGGGCCTGGGAACTGCTGGCGCTGGCCCACTACCGGGCGGGCCGGCAGGCGGCGGCCCTCGACTGCCTGCGACGGGCGCGGGAGGTGCTCGCCGACGAGCTGGGCATCGACCCCGGGCCGCGGCTGCGCGACCTCGAAGGCGCGGTGCTGCGCCAGGACGCCGCGCTGCTCCCGGCGGAGCGGCCCGCCACGGCGTCACGCCCGCGGCGGCCCCCGACACCGACACCGAACCAGACGACGGCGCGCGGGGCCGCCCGGCCAGCGGCGGACCAGCCGGTCTTCGTCGGCCGCGCGAGCGCGCTGGAGGTCCTGCGCGAGGCGGCGAAGACAGCGTCCGCCGTAGGGCAGGTCGTGCTGGTGGACGGCGAGCCGGGCGTCGGCAAGACCAGCCTGCTCAGGCGGTTCCGCGCGACCGCCGACGTGCCGGTCGGCTGGGGGTCGAGTCCCGACCACGAGACCGCGCCCGCCCTGTGGCCCTGGGAACGGGTCCTGCGCGACCTCGCCGCCACGACCCCGCGGGACACCCTGCCCGACGAGGTGGACAGGTTCCTGACGGGTGGGCTGGAGGCGATCCCGTCGTCCGACGCGCAGGGGGCGCGGCTGCGGTTCTTCGAGGCGGTCGGCGCGTTCCTGGCCGCCGCCGGCCCGGTGGTCGTCGTGCTCGAGGACATCCACGCGGCGGACGACGCGACGCTGCGGCTCCTGGTCCACGTGGCGTCCACCGCCCGGCCCGGCCTGCTGCTGGTGGCGACGTTCCGGCGGCACGAGGCGTCGGCGCTCACCGGCACGCTGTCGGCGCTCTCGCGGCTCGGCGCGCGCAGGCTCGGCCTCGACGGGCTCCCGGCCGAGGAGGTCCGGGTGCTCGTCCGGGAGCTGTCCGGCCGCGACCCGGGCAGCGGCAGGGCCGAGGAGCTGCGCCGGCGCACCGCCGGGAACCCGTTCTTCCTCACGGAGCTCGCCCGGGCGGGGGACGAGCTGCCACAGGGCGTGCTGGACGTCGTGCTGCACCGGGTGGCGGCCCTGGGGGAGGAGACAGCCCGCGTGCTGGAGCTCGCCGCCGTGATGGGCGACGAGTTCGAGGCGGCCGTCCTGGCCCAGATCGCCGGCACCACGGTCGGCGACCTGCTGCGGCCGCTCGACGCGACCCTCGGCGCGGGCCTGGTCCGGGAATCGTCGTACCGCCTGGGCGGGTACGAGTTCGCGCACGCCCTGGTGACGGACGCGTTGCTGTCACGCCGGTCGCGGCTGTGGCGGGCGCGCGTCCACGAGCAGGTCGCGGGCGTCCTCACCCGCGTCCACGGGGACCGGGACGACCGCGCCGCGGTGATCGCGCGGCACTGGCTGGCGGCGGCGGAGCTGGGCGCCCAGCCCGCCCGGATGGCGATGGGCTCCTGCGCCCGCGCCGCGCGGGCGGCCCTGCGGCGGCACGCGCCCGACGACGCGGCCGGGTCGTGGCAGGAGGCGCTGGCGGCGGCCGAGCTGGCGGGAGCCGGCGCGGCCGAGCGGTTCGAGCTCGCCGTCGGGCTGGCCGACAGCCGCTACGCCGCCGGGCGGTTCGACGAGGGCTACGAGGCCGTCGAGCAGGCGCTCGCCCTGGCCGGCACCGACCCGGAGCTGGCCGTGCGGGCCGCCGACATCGCGATGGGCCACGGCGTCTGGGTGCCCTTCCGGTACGGCCTGGACGTGGCCGCGGTGCGGGACGCGATGGACCGGGCCGCGCGGGAGCTGCCGCCGGCCACGCCGGCCTGGGCGACGGCCCAGGCCGTCCGGGCCGTCGTGCTCGCCCAGACCGGTCGCGAGGACGAGGTCGACCCGGTCTCGTCGCTGGCCGTGGCGGCGGCCGAGCGCCTGGGCGACCCCGCCGTGGCGCGGCGCGTGCTGCACCTGCGGCTGCTGGCCCTGCAGGGCCAGGACTTCATCGAGCAGCGCGCGGAGACCGCGCGCCGGCTGCTGGCCGAGCCGGGCCTGTCGTCCCAGCTCAGGGTGATCGCCCAGCACTACCTGCTCGATCATCTCGTCGAGCGCGGCGAGGTGGCGGCGGCCCGCGCGCTGCTGGCGGAGATCGACGCGCTGCTACGGGACCTGCACAATCCCACGCTGGCCATGCAGTCGGCGGTGGCGCACGCAGGGCTCGACCTGTTCCAGGGCGTGCCCGACCCGGCCCGCCACTTCGAGCCCGTCAGGGCGACCCTGTCGTTCGCCGATCTCGCCTACTACGAGGCGAGCCTGCTCGCCGTACGCGCCGAGACGCTCCTGCAGGCGGACCGCCTCGGCGCGCAGGTGGCGTGGCTGGAGGAGATGCACCGGCACACGGGAATGGCGGGGTTCGGCTACGCCCTGGCCTACGCGCTGGCGGACCTGGGCGAGCGGGAGCGCGCGCGGCGGCTCCTGGTGGAGACCCCCCTGCCTCCGCGTGACTACCACTGGGCGATGGCGGCCATGTGCCGGCTGCACGCGGCGATCCGGCTCGGCGAGCTGGACGTCGTGCGGGAGGTCCACGACGCGTTGCGGCCCTTCGCCGGACTGCTGCACGTGAACGGCACGTGCAGCACCGTCGACGGGGCGTACGACGGCCATCTGGGGGAGGCCCTGCTGGCGCTCGGCGATCACGAGCGGGCGCGCGCCCACCTGGAGGCGGCCGTACGCCTGCTGGAGCAGGCGGGCGCGGGCTACTGGCTGGCAAGGGCCCGACAAGCGCTCGGCAAGTGCACGTAA
- a CDS encoding ABC transporter substrate-binding protein, translating into MSRKFRGAPAAALLALAVLAAACGSSGGATTTSATASAPAGTPIKIAAIGALSGGVSSNPEYASGADAAVKAINASGGIKGRPLQLKLCDNHQNGSDSAACYRDILADKSIVAIAGGSDNYHDATAAQIEAAQMPIIGQFPVSKFDLTNPLSFNVNGAVVVGFNGLAQQVAASGAKKIGLVTLDIPTADVIRSTVDGVLSKAGVKVVNDVRIAPTTADLSAPAQQATQGSPDAVIWLTFSAQTSVAVKALRSTGYQKDIAFAGSAFSRKELETMGSGGPLTTGLVFPPAWDVSTAFGKQYNADMKAYEPNGKLDELGLGSWLGVKIFAQLAATLPTIDRASVLAGLKQLSQVDTGGLTPAVSFAAKSPLPYAAVYNPAYTIVEVKGGKASWDGDLHEFGTGTVLKPAA; encoded by the coding sequence ATGTCCAGGAAGTTCCGGGGGGCGCCGGCCGCGGCGTTACTCGCGCTCGCCGTGCTGGCCGCCGCCTGCGGGAGCAGCGGGGGAGCGACGACCACGTCGGCCACGGCGAGCGCCCCGGCGGGCACCCCGATCAAGATCGCCGCGATCGGGGCGCTGTCCGGCGGCGTCAGCAGCAACCCGGAATACGCCTCCGGCGCGGACGCGGCCGTGAAGGCCATCAACGCGAGCGGCGGGATCAAGGGCCGCCCGCTGCAGCTGAAGCTCTGCGACAACCACCAGAACGGCTCCGACTCGGCCGCCTGCTACCGCGACATCCTCGCCGACAAGTCGATCGTCGCGATCGCCGGCGGGTCGGACAACTACCACGACGCGACAGCGGCCCAGATCGAGGCCGCCCAGATGCCGATCATCGGCCAGTTCCCGGTGTCGAAGTTCGACCTGACGAACCCGCTGTCGTTCAATGTCAACGGCGCCGTCGTCGTCGGCTTCAACGGGCTGGCCCAGCAGGTCGCGGCCAGCGGCGCCAAGAAGATCGGGCTGGTCACCCTCGACATCCCGACCGCCGACGTCATCCGCTCCACGGTCGACGGTGTGCTGTCCAAGGCCGGGGTGAAGGTCGTCAACGACGTGCGGATCGCCCCGACCACCGCCGACCTGAGCGCCCCGGCCCAGCAGGCGACGCAGGGGAGCCCGGACGCCGTCATCTGGCTGACCTTCTCCGCGCAGACCAGCGTCGCCGTGAAGGCACTGCGCTCGACCGGCTACCAGAAGGACATCGCGTTCGCCGGCAGCGCCTTCAGCCGCAAGGAGTTGGAGACGATGGGCTCGGGCGGCCCGCTGACGACCGGTCTGGTGTTCCCGCCGGCCTGGGACGTGTCGACGGCGTTCGGCAAGCAGTACAACGCGGACATGAAGGCCTATGAGCCGAACGGCAAGCTCGACGAGCTCGGCCTCGGCAGCTGGCTCGGCGTGAAGATCTTCGCCCAGCTCGCCGCGACCCTTCCGACGATCGACCGGGCGTCCGTCCTCGCCGGGCTCAAGCAGCTGTCGCAGGTCGACACGGGCGGGCTGACGCCCGCGGTGAGCTTCGCGGCCAAGAGCCCGCTGCCCTACGCCGCCGTCTACAACCCGGCCTACACGATCGTCGAGGTCAAGGGCGGCAAGGCGAGCTGGGACGGCGACCTGCACGAGTTCGGCACCGGCACGGTCCTCAAGCCCGCCGCCTGA